The Jiangella alba genome includes the window CGCCGGATAGTTGTGAGCCAGGTCGGCGAGAGTGCCGACGTCGATGCCGTCGTCGTCCGCGAGCTCGGCGATGACCGTGGCGGCGTTGGTCACTCCGCCGGCGATGTCGATATCAGCCGCGACATCGAGGATGGTGGCTTCGCGGGTCGAGACCCGCGCGTGCCCCGAGCGGGTAGGTCGTTCGATGACGGGGACCGCGCCTACCGATTCGCGGGTCATGAAGGTGAACCGCGTGCGGCCGACCTGCTTCGCCCGAATGTGCCGGCTCGTCGCCACCTGGAAAACCTGCGGTGCCTGATGAGCGGCTCCATGGATCTCCGCCGCAGACAGCCAGCCGACGTAGTAGTCGGTGTGCAAGTGCCGCATGACGGTGTCGACGATCTCGATCCCGGGCGGCGCCCCCCACGTCCGGTACTCCGGATGGACGGCCATCCAGAGACCATGGGCCGGCATCACCCACTCGCCGCGCCGTGCTGGGGCGTGGAGGCGGCGTCGTACCTGGTCCGGGGGCACACCGAGGAGCTGCGCTGCCTGAGCGGTCGTGACGGCGACGAGACCGCGCGACAGCAGCCAGTCTGCCAGCTCGGGCGCGCGGACGCGCTCGTCCTCGAACGATGTGTTCATATTGCCTATCGTCACGGAAAGCGTGACGATAGGCAATTCAGGCATGAGTTGCTGGGCCGCCGCGCCGCTGTCAAGCAGGCGGCTCAGTCGGGCTGACGGGGTGCCAGGGGGGCAGGTGCTCGGAGTCGCGCGGGTAGAGCTCGTGGTCGCGGCGCAGCAGCTCCACCTCGCCCGGCCCCCAATGGAGGAACGGCTCTTCGTCGAAGTGGTAGTGGGGGAGAGCCGTGCCGTCGCGGTACAGCTGGATCATGGCGCGGTACCACGCGCCGCGCCCTCCGGCCTCGTACATGGATCGGCGCAGTGCGGCCGCCGCCTCGGCGACGGCCGGCAGGTAGTGCAAGTTCCGGTAGTGATGGCCTTCGCCTGGCATCCTGACGACGACGAACATACGGACCTCGTCGGCGGCGGCACCGACATCGACCGTCGCCTTCTGCCAGTGCTCGGGGAGCTCGGCCAGCAGGGCATAGCAGAGCCGCACGAGGGGGTCGTCGGTCGAGGGTGGCGGACGGTTCAGGTCGAGCCGTGCCAGCGGGTTGCCGTCCTTGTCGGTGGTGGGTGGCGGATCGAGCTGTCGCGGATCGGTCATCGCCGTGCGCATCGTCCGGCCGAGCTCCTCGTCGCTGAGCGCGAGGAGCTCGGCCGCCTCGTCGCGACCTGCGCTGTCGCTCATGTGGCCCATCATACCCGGCCACAATGTATGCGGCCGGGTCGCGATCAGGGCATCCGCTCGTAGGCGGGCAGGGTGAGGAAGTCGGTGTAGTGGTCGGCGAGGGCCAGGTCGGTGAAGGTGGCCCGGGCCTCGGCCCAGTGGCCGCCGCTGAAGTCGGCGCCGATGGCCGTGCACTCCTCGTCGATCAGCCGCTCGACGAGCTCGCGGGTGACCCGCTGGCCGTCGGCGAGTTCGACGCCGTTGTGCAGCCACTGCCAGACCTGGCTGCGGCTGATCTCGGCGGTCGCGGCGTCCTCCATGAGGTTGTTGATGCCGACGGCGCCGAGGCCGCCCAGCCAGGCCGCGAGGTACTGGATGCCGACGGAGATGTTGCCGCGCAGGCCGGCCTCCGTGACGTCGCCCGGCGTGGACGCGACGTCGAGGAGCTGGGCGGCGGTGACGTGGACGTCGTCGCGGGTGCGGGAGATCTGGTTCGGCCGGTCGCCGAGGACGGCGGTGAACGCGTCGCGGCAGACCTCGACCATGCCCGGATGGGCCACCCAGGAGCCGTCGAAGCCGTCGCCGGCCTCGCGCTCCTTGTCGGCGCGGACCTTGGCGAACGCGGCCTCGTTGATCTCCGGATCCTTCGACGGGATGAACGCCGCCATGCCACCGACGGCGTGCGCCCCGCGCTTGTGGCAGCTGCGCACCAGCAGCTCGGTGTAGGCGCGCATGAACGGGACCGTCATGGTGACGGAGTTGCGGTCGGGCAGCACGAAGTCGGTGCCGCGGGTGCGGTGGGTCTTGATGACGCTGAACATGTAGTCCCAGCGCCCGGCGTTGAGGCCGGCCGAGTGCTCGCGCAGCTCGTAGAGGATCTCCTCCATCTCGAACGCCGCCGGGTAGGTCTCGATGAGGACGGTCGCGCGGATGGTGCCGCGCGGGATGCCCAGCGCGTCCTGGCCGATGACGAACGCGTCGTTCCACAGCCGCGCCTCGAGGTGGCTCTCCATCTTCGGCAGGTAGAAGTAGGGCCCCTGGCCGCGGTCGAGCTGCTTCTGCCCGCTGGTGGCGAGGTACAGCGCGAAGTCGACCAGCCCGCCCGACGTCGGCTCGCCGTCGACAGTGATGTGCTTCTCCGGCAGGTGCCAGCCGCGGGGGCGGACGACGATGGTGGCCAGTGGCTGGTCGGTGCGCAGCGCGTAGTGCTTGCCGCCGGGGTTGGTGAACTCGATGGTGCCGTCGATGGCGTCGCTCAGGTTCAGCTGCCCCTGGACGACGTTCTCCCACAGCGGCGTGTTGGCGTCCTCCTGGTCGGCCAGCCACACCTTGGCGCCGGAGTTGAGCGCGTTGATGGTCATCTTGCGGTCGGTGGGGCCGGTGATCTCGACCCGGCGGTCCTCCAGGCCCGGCGCCGGCGGCGCGACCCGCCACGAGTCGTCCTCGCGGATGTCCTTGGTCTCGGCGAGGAAGTCGAGGTCCGCGCCGGCGGCGATGGCGGCGCTCCGTTCGGCGCGACGGCGCAGCAGCTCGAGCCGGCGCGGGTTCAGCTCGCGGTGCAGCCGCTCGATCAGCGCCAGCGCGGACGGCGTGAGCACCTCGTCGAACCGCTCGTGCATCGGACCGGTGACCTCGATACCCGCCATCGTCGCGCTCCTCAAAATTCCGCCATTCGGAAACTGCTATCTGCATAACAGAATACGAGGAGCGCGAAGGCGCGGTCAACCGACTTCGGACCGTCAGTCGGTGCTGTCGCCCACCTCCTCCGGCCCCGGCGCGACGTTGAAGGCGCGCAGCCGCGGCCGCGGGCCGCCGAGGTCGAAGACGGTCAGGCTGCCCGGTGGCACCGGCACCAGCGCGGCCGGCTCGAGCGCCACCAGCGTCTGGCAGGCGGCCCGGATCGGACCGCCGTGCGTCACCACGAGGTGCACCCCGCCGGCGGCGACGAGGTCCTCGATCGCCGCGGCGACCCGCAGCCGCAGCGCCGTCAGCGGCTCCGCGCCGGGCGGCAGGTAGGACCCCGCGCGCCAGGCGGCGTACCCGCCGTCGCCGGTGGCGACCAGCTCCTCGTGGGTCCGCCCGGTCCAGGCGCCGAGGTCGGCCTCCTGCCAGCGCGGATCCAGCCCGCTGACGGTGACGCCGAGCAGCTGCGCCGTCTGCTGGGTGCGCAGCAGCGGCGAGCAGGTGACGTGATCGGGCCGGTAGCGCGCCACGTACGGCGCGAGCGCCCTGGCCTGGCCGCGTCCGCGCGCCGACAGCGGACGGTCCTCACGGCCCTGCAGCCGGCGCTCGGCGTTCCAGTCGGTCTCGCCGTGGCGGACCAGCAGCAGCATCGTCATGCGGTCTCCATCCGCGCGCCGCCGGGGTCGAAGACCGCGTCCGGGCGGTCCGGCACGCGCACCCGCGCCAGGCTGCCGAGGGCCGCCGTCGGCTCCTCGTCCTCGACGACGGTGACGCGGTCGCCGCCGCTGGTGCCGGAGAGCAGCCACCGTCCGGCCAGCGGGCTGGACTCGATCACCTCGATCTCCAGGGCGCCGGCCGGGTCCAGCGTCAGCGACTCGGCCCGGTACATCAGCCGCACCGCCGTCCCGTCCGGCAGCGGGCTCGGCCCGAGGTCGACGCCGTCGCGCTGGAAGCGGCCGCGGGCGACGACGGCGGCCAGGACGTTGGCCGGCGGCGTGCCGACGAACGCCGCGACGAACGCGCTGGCCGGCCGGCGCAGCAGGTCCGCCGGCGACCCGAACTGCTCGATCCGGCCGTGCCGCATCAGCGCCACGTGGCTCGCCATCGTCATCGCCTCGACCTGGTCGTGGGTGACGTAGACGCTGGTGGCGCCGGTGGCCCGGTGGATGCGCAGCAGTTCGGCGCGGGTCTCGACCCGCAGCTTGGCGTCCAGGTTGGACAGCGGCTCGTCGAACAGCAGGATGGCCGGCTCCGGCGCCAGCATGCGGGCGATGGCGACGCGTTGCTGCTGGCCGCCGGAGATCTCGCCCGGATAGCGTCCGGCCAGCTCCGCGATGTCGAGCAGGCGCAGCACGTCGGCGGCGCGCTGGGTCCGCCGCGCCTTGTCCAGCTTGGCGATCTTCAGCGGCCATTCGACGTTGCGCCGGACGGTCATGTGCGGCCACAGCGCGTAGCTCTGGAACACCAGGCCGGCGCCGCGCCGGCCCGGCGGGACGGTGACGCCGCGCTGCCCGCTGGCGACGGTGCGGCCGCCGAGCCTGATCTCGCCGCCGGTGGGGCTCTCCAGCCCGGCGAGCATCCGCAGCGTCGTCGTCTTGCCGCAGCCGGACGGGCCGAGCAGCACGAGGAACGAGCCGACCGGCACGGACAGGTCGATGCCGTCGACGGCGGCGGTGTCGCCGTAGTCGCGGCGCAGGCCGACGAGTTCGATCGCAGGGCCGGTGGACGTGCCGGGCTCGGTGGCCGGCGGCGTGTCGGAGCGCAGCGCGTGGTTCATCGTTCCACCCAGGGTTGGGCCGCCCCTTGCAGACGGCGTGCGAGCACGGTCGCGCCGACCGAGATGGCGGCGATGATCACGGTGATGGCGTTGGCGAACTGGGCGAAGCCCTCGGAGGCGTAGCGGTACGTGACGACCGACAGCAGCGGCGTCGCGGGCGTCACCAGCAGGACGACCAGGGAGAGGTCGCGGACCATCTTGACGAAGACGAGGACGCCGCCGGCCAGCAGGCCGCGGGCGGCCAGCGGGACCACGATGCGGCCGAGCCGCCGGGTCATGCCCGCGCCGGCCATGACGGCGGACTCCTCCAGCTCGCCGGAGATCTGCCCGACCGAGCTGCGCCCGGACTGCGCCGCGAACGGCAGCGTGTAGGCCGCGCCCGCGATGACGAGGATGGCGAAGGTGCCGTAGAGCGCCGGCAGCGGCCCGATCGGGCGGCCGAACTGGGCGATGAACGCGGCGCCCAGGGCGATGCCCGGGATGAGGAAGGGCAGGAACGACAGCAGCGTCAGCGCCTGGGTGACCAGCGGCGCGCCGCGCAGCCGGGTGACGACGTAGCCGACGGCCAGGCCGAGGACGGTGGCGGCCGCGGCGACGGCCAGCCCGAGCAGGACGGTGGTGGCGGCGGCCTCGATCACCTGCGGGTTGCGCAGGACGCCGCGCTGTCCCTGCGCGAACGCCGGGTCGGACGCGCCGGTCCAGAAGTGCAGCGTGAATCCGTCGGTCAGGGAGTTGGTGCGCCGGGCGAAGCTGGACAGCAGCAGCACGACGGCCGGCAGCACGGTCGTCAGCGCCACGGCGGTCAGCGCGAAACCGGCGGCCGCGGGGCGGTACCGGCCCAGCTCCAGCGTGCGCCGCCGTCCGCCCTTGCCGGTGATGGTGGCGTACGAGCGCCGCCCGTCCACCAGCCGCGTGCTCAGGAACAGCACGATCGCCGCCACGGCGATCAGCAGCAGGCTCAGCACGTAGCCGCGCTCCACCTGCCCGGTCGAGATGGAGCCGTACAGGCGCGTCGACAGCGTCTGGTAGCGCACCGGCAGCCCGAGCAGGGCGGGGCTGGCGAAGTTGCTGACGCCCTCGGCGAAGGCCAGCAGCGCCGACGACACCAGCGCCGGCATCACCACCGGCAGCGCGATCGACACCGCCACGCGCGCCCGGCTGGCGCCGGCCACCTCGCCGGCCTCCAGCAGGTCGCCCTTGACGCCGGCCAGCGCGGCGGCGACCAAGACGAAGGTGAGCGCGTAGTAGTGGGCGACGAGGGTGGCGCTGATCGGCAGCGCGCCCCAGGCGAGCCAGTCGGGCACGTCGAGTCCGAGCCCGTGCAATAGGCCGACCCGCCCGCCGATGCGGTCGTTGCGGAAGACCGTCTCCCACGCCAGGGCCAGCGCGAAGCTG containing:
- a CDS encoding type IV toxin-antitoxin system AbiEi family antitoxin domain-containing protein is translated as MNTSFEDERVRAPELADWLLSRGLVAVTTAQAAQLLGVPPDQVRRRLHAPARRGEWVMPAHGLWMAVHPEYRTWGAPPGIEIVDTVMRHLHTDYYVGWLSAAEIHGAAHQAPQVFQVATSRHIRAKQVGRTRFTFMTRESVGAVPVIERPTRSGHARVSTREATILDVAADIDIAGGVTNAATVIAELADDDGIDVGTLADLAHNYPAAAGRRAGWVLDRFGPELELEPLRDVVQSKATAPSLLDAAGPTTSELDRDWRLRVNRDVEVDV
- the aceB gene encoding malate synthase A, yielding MAGIEVTGPMHERFDEVLTPSALALIERLHRELNPRRLELLRRRAERSAAIAAGADLDFLAETKDIREDDSWRVAPPAPGLEDRRVEITGPTDRKMTINALNSGAKVWLADQEDANTPLWENVVQGQLNLSDAIDGTIEFTNPGGKHYALRTDQPLATIVVRPRGWHLPEKHITVDGEPTSGGLVDFALYLATSGQKQLDRGQGPYFYLPKMESHLEARLWNDAFVIGQDALGIPRGTIRATVLIETYPAAFEMEEILYELREHSAGLNAGRWDYMFSVIKTHRTRGTDFVLPDRNSVTMTVPFMRAYTELLVRSCHKRGAHAVGGMAAFIPSKDPEINEAAFAKVRADKEREAGDGFDGSWVAHPGMVEVCRDAFTAVLGDRPNQISRTRDDVHVTAAQLLDVASTPGDVTEAGLRGNISVGIQYLAAWLGGLGAVGINNLMEDAATAEISRSQVWQWLHNGVELADGQRVTRELVERLIDEECTAIGADFSGGHWAEARATFTDLALADHYTDFLTLPAYERMP
- a CDS encoding histidine phosphatase family protein — translated: MTMLLLVRHGETDWNAERRLQGREDRPLSARGRGQARALAPYVARYRPDHVTCSPLLRTQQTAQLLGVTVSGLDPRWQEADLGAWTGRTHEELVATGDGGYAAWRAGSYLPPGAEPLTALRLRVAAAIEDLVAAGGVHLVVTHGGPIRAACQTLVALEPAALVPVPPGSLTVFDLGGPRPRLRAFNVAPGPEEVGDSTD
- a CDS encoding ABC transporter ATP-binding protein, with amino-acid sequence MNHALRSDTPPATEPGTSTGPAIELVGLRRDYGDTAAVDGIDLSVPVGSFLVLLGPSGCGKTTTLRMLAGLESPTGGEIRLGGRTVASGQRGVTVPPGRRGAGLVFQSYALWPHMTVRRNVEWPLKIAKLDKARRTQRAADVLRLLDIAELAGRYPGEISGGQQQRVAIARMLAPEPAILLFDEPLSNLDAKLRVETRAELLRIHRATGATSVYVTHDQVEAMTMASHVALMRHGRIEQFGSPADLLRRPASAFVAAFVGTPPANVLAAVVARGRFQRDGVDLGPSPLPDGTAVRLMYRAESLTLDPAGALEIEVIESSPLAGRWLLSGTSGGDRVTVVEDEEPTAALGSLARVRVPDRPDAVFDPGGARMETA
- a CDS encoding ABC transporter permease — protein: MAVTSRPPAPPAPPPPGRGGAGGRLWRGLTLLRSPVVLLGTVTAVVLAVLVVAPLAGLVATTLRPDGLTAWGDVLASPLSRNLFYEPLTNSLVIGFATAAGSIILGGGLAWLVVMTDVRFKKTIGLLASIPFALPSFALALAWETVFRNDRIGGRVGLLHGLGLDVPDWLAWGALPISATLVAHYYALTFVLVAAALAGVKGDLLEAGEVAGASRARVAVSIALPVVMPALVSSALLAFAEGVSNFASPALLGLPVRYQTLSTRLYGSISTGQVERGYVLSLLLIAVAAIVLFLSTRLVDGRRSYATITGKGGRRRTLELGRYRPAAAGFALTAVALTTVLPAVVLLLSSFARRTNSLTDGFTLHFWTGASDPAFAQGQRGVLRNPQVIEAAATTVLLGLAVAAAATVLGLAVGYVVTRLRGAPLVTQALTLLSFLPFLIPGIALGAAFIAQFGRPIGPLPALYGTFAILVIAGAAYTLPFAAQSGRSSVGQISGELEESAVMAGAGMTRRLGRIVVPLAARGLLAGGVLVFVKMVRDLSLVVLLVTPATPLLSVVTYRYASEGFAQFANAITVIIAAISVGATVLARRLQGAAQPWVER